CCCTTACTATAACTACTGTAATATAAATTTGTAAATGTTGGAAATTCATCTCCTAATAGGTCATGAAACAACAATTTTTAGCTTATGGCATGATCAGGTACAAATCGGCGTCTCTTTGGATCTGTCAGGTTGGTGTCCTCGGTGAAAGCTCTCTCAAAAGCAGATTTAATGGCGATCCAGAATTTTTCCTTTAAGTCTTTGCCAATGAAGACATAGAGAAGAGGGTTAACACAGCTGTTGGAAAAAGCCAACAATGTTGATAAAAgttggcatatataaatcacaAGCCGGACATTATAATTCCATGTGTCACTTCCATATGAATGCAAGAGGGAGAATACATGGCCAGGAAGCCAGCTAATAAAGAAGGAAATGATGACGGCAGCAATAACTTTGAAAGGCTTGGTAGATGTTAATCTGGGATTTCTTCGAATGCGCAAAAAGATGAGAGTGTAACAGAAGATAATGATGGTAAAAGGTATAACAAACAGAACAATAAATCGTATTATGACTTGTGCACGTTGCATTAACCATTCTTTATAACAAGCCTTAAAGTTTTCATCACTGTCATCTGCGTGTGTATTTATTAAGTAAGATATATTCAGTAGAATAGATACAATCCAAACAGCAAGAGCAACTTTTATGGCCAGTCTCACAGTGCGATGGTTCTGACACCAGACAGGGAAGACTACGGAGATGCAGCGATCAATGCTAATGACGGTGAGTTGTAGGACACTGGCACACATATTGAGATAAGCTGCAAAAAAGCCAAGCTTGCAGATGAAGGTTCCAAATGGCCAGTGATTGCCAAGGGCCATGTAACTGACAAGTATGGGTAGGAGAAGGCAGAaggtgaaatcagcaaaagctaaACTTGAGAACCAAACAGAGTTGACTGTCTTCTTCATTTTGAAAGCAACAAACCAGATGACCAGACCATTTCCAGTTATTCCCAGTAAACTTATCCCAGTTAAAAGTACCATGTATGAAACATGGAGTAAATTAAACATAGTGATAAAGTCTTCTTTTGTGTAACTTTTCTCTGTGGTGTTGGTCTTCATACTTCCAGACATGTTAGGGGTCAGATATAATGTTTTGATCCTCTGTAAAACCAAAATCAAAACATGTAAATGTGATTTTCAGCGCTATGTAACAAAGAATCACTGTGACCAAGCAAACTAGGGGAGAAACTTAAATCTACAAAATATTAAATAAGTATATAAAATACATCTTTCTTGATATTTCTTAAGAAGGGTTTTTCTTCTTTAAGATACTTCATTAGGTTTTCCAACAATCAAGTCTAGAGGCTTAGAACAATATAAGACAATATTCAGAGGGAGATAACCCGGAAAATATTAATAGAACACGACATAATGttaaaagggggggggcggaaaatGGGGGATGGAGGGTGGATAGGTggggggagagggaaaaaaaggagcaAACATTGAGCTCAGAAAACATGAAGCACTTAAACAATTGGGAGTATATCAGAGAAGTAGGTAGCCTATAAACATCAGAGGGATTTGGTGGAGCTTAAATCTTTATAACCATGTCCCGTGTTGTACAAATATCAAGCTGGGTAAGCAGGCAAGAAGTGGACCCATGGCATCAGACTGGCTGGAGCAGGGTATGGGGATGAgtccaggggtgtatttaggttttgtgctgccctaggcctggtgaaactcgcgcaccccctactttatatatgacgcaccccttcctttttaagactcgtcctgtcattttcatgggatgaggacagagggacagggtgggatgaggacagggggacagggtgggatgaggacagggggggatgaggacagggtggcatgagcacagggtagcatgagcacagggggacagggtggcatgagaaCAGGGGGGgaagggtggcatgagcacaggtgGGCAGGGTGgcaagagcacaggggggatgagCACAGGCGGACAGGGtggcagggggacagggtggcatgagcacagggggacagggtggcattagcacagggggacagggtgggatgagcacagggtgggatgtgtacagggtgggatgtgcacagggtgggatgagcacagggtgggatgagtacagggtgggatgagcacagggtgggatgagcacaggatgacagggtgggatgagcacagggtgggatgagcacaggggggacagagcatcttttaatttggggggagagggtggtatagggatatgtgctggggagtgatttgagagggaagatgatatgtgctagtggggggggggggggtgggcggggAATCGGacccccccccactagcacatatcatcttccctctcaaatcactccccagcacatatccccataccaccctctcctctcccatcacttCATTCGTTCACctcgtatctgctcccccccccttacctcctgGTTACTGTGCAGCAAACAATATGAGGGAA
This sequence is a window from Rana temporaria chromosome 10, aRanTem1.1, whole genome shotgun sequence. Protein-coding genes within it:
- the LOC120915817 gene encoding chemokine-like receptor 1 encodes the protein MSGSMKTNTTEKSYTKEDFITMFNLLHVSYMVLLTGISLLGITGNGLVIWFVAFKMKKTVNSVWFSSLAFADFTFCLLLPILVSYMALGNHWPFGTFICKLGFFAAYLNMCASVLQLTVISIDRCISVVFPVWCQNHRTVRLAIKVALAVWIVSILLNISYLINTHADDSDENFKACYKEWLMQRAQVIIRFIVLFVIPFTIIIFCYTLIFLRIRRNPRLTSTKPFKVIAAVIISFFISWLPGHVFSLLHSYGSDTWNYNVRLVIYICQLLSTLLAFSNSCVNPLLYVFIGKDLKEKFWIAIKSAFERAFTEDTNLTDPKRRRFVPDHAIS